TCCGAGCCGAGCGCAACCTCGACCCGGTTCCTCCCCCCTCGTTTCGCCCGGTAGAGGGCCTCGTCCGCGAGCCGGATCAGCCCCTCGGCGTCGCGACCCGCCCCATGTACGATCGCCATCCCCATGCTGGCCGTGACGGGGGTCATCCCCGACGGTGTGGCCACGTGGGCCTCGGCGAGGGTGTGACGGATCCGCTCCGCGGCCGCCCAGGCGCACGGCATTTCGCATCCCGGCAGGACGACGAGAAACTCCTCCCCGCCATACCGCCCGTGCGCGTCATACGGTCGCAGCGCGAGCTCGATCCTCCGCGACGCTTCGCGCAGGACCGCGTCGCCGGCCTGATGGCCGAGCGTGTCGTTGATCCGCTTGAAGTGGTCGAGGTCCGCCATGATCACCCCGACCGACGTCCCCTCTCGTCCCGCGCGTACGGCCTCTCGCTCGAGGATATCGAAGATCGCCCGCCGGTTCCAAGCCCCCGTCAGGGCGTCTCGGGTGGCCTGGATCCGCAGCGCGTCGTGCAGTTCCACGATCCGCCGCCCGGCGCGCATGCGGACCTTCAATTCCTGCTCGTCGAAGGGCTTGCCCACATAGTCGTCGGCCCCCGACTCCATGCCCCGGACGACGTCCTCGGTCCTGGCCTTCCCGGTCAGCAGGATGAGGTAGACGTAGGGCGCCTCGCCCTCCTGGCGGACCTTGCGGCAGACGTCGACGCCGTCGAGGCCCGGCATCATCCAGTCGAGGATGGCCAGCGATGGTGCGTCCGCCCGGCGGAGCAGGTCCCAGGCCTCGGAGCCGTCCCGCGCCGTCACAACCTCGTAGCCCCATTCCGTCAGCGTGCCCTCCAGCAGGAGACGCGCGGCGGGATCGTCGTCGGCGATCAGGACCCTCATGCGGTGCCTGCTTCCTTGAGGATTTCCAGGGCGAATTCGAGGCGGACGACCTCGTCCTCCAGCTCCTTGCACGCGGCCCCGGCTTCCGAGAGCACTCCCTCGGATCCCATCCCTTCAAGGCGCCCGGCGACCTCGACGACCCTAGGGGCGCTGAGGTAGGCCGCCGACCCCCTGATCCTGTGGGCCGCACGTTCCAGCGCCGAGCCGTCTCCCGCGGCCAGGGCCGCGCGGACTTGATCGAGCAGACCGGGACAGTCGGCCAGGAACAGTTCGGACATCTTTTGCAGCAGCTCCGGCCTGCCGAGAGCCCGTGCCAGAGCGTCCGGAAGGTCGAACACCTGTTCGGCGACCTCGAGACGGGTCTCCCCGCTCTCCCCCGTCTCCGCCATCGCCGCCGGGACGGCATGCCCCCCGACGATCGCGAGGAACTGCTGGGCGCGGATCGGCTTGGAGATGTAGCCGTCCATCCCGGCGCCCAAGCACCGCTCGCGGTCTCCGTCCATCGCATGCGCCGTCATGGCGAGGATCGTCAGGTGGCGGCCCGTGTCGACCTCGCCTCGGCGGATGGCGGCGGTGGCCTCGAACCCATCCATTCGGGGCATCTGCACGTCCATGAGGACCAGGTCGAACGTCTCCCGGTCGAGGATCTCGAGCGCCTCTCGGCCGTCGCCGGCCACGGCCACCTCGTAGCCTCGGCTCTCAAGGAGAGTCACCGCCAGTCGCTGATTTACGGGGGCGTCCTCCGCAAGCAACACCCGGAGCCGACGCGAAGGCGCGATCGGGGAATTCGGCGCCGGCGCTGCCTGCTCGACCATCGCAGCCGGCGAGTCACCCGGGACGGGCCGGATCGGGTCGGGCAGGTCCGATCCCTCGATGGGCTTGCGGCCATAGACGTCGCCGCCCAGTGCCCTGCAGCGTTCGACGTCGCCATGAATGTCGGAAGACGATGGTGTCATAATGGCCGTACCGGCCAGATGGGCGTCCCGGAGGCTCGGCCCGGCGATCTGTTTCTCGAAGGGGATTCCGATGCGTAT
The DNA window shown above is from Paludisphaera mucosa and carries:
- a CDS encoding GGDEF domain-containing protein; the encoded protein is MRVLIADDDPAARLLLEGTLTEWGYEVVTARDGSEAWDLLRRADAPSLAILDWMMPGLDGVDVCRKVRQEGEAPYVYLILLTGKARTEDVVRGMESGADDYVGKPFDEQELKVRMRAGRRIVELHDALRIQATRDALTGAWNRRAIFDILEREAVRAGREGTSVGVIMADLDHFKRINDTLGHQAGDAVLREASRRIELALRPYDAHGRYGGEEFLVVLPGCEMPCAWAAAERIRHTLAEAHVATPSGMTPVTASMGMAIVHGAGRDAEGLIRLADEALYRAKRGGRNRVEVALGSDLGAFSRS
- a CDS encoding response regulator, whose product is MGSLLVAVRDIRIGIPFEKQIAGPSLRDAHLAGTAIMTPSSSDIHGDVERCRALGGDVYGRKPIEGSDLPDPIRPVPGDSPAAMVEQAAPAPNSPIAPSRRLRVLLAEDAPVNQRLAVTLLESRGYEVAVAGDGREALEILDRETFDLVLMDVQMPRMDGFEATAAIRRGEVDTGRHLTILAMTAHAMDGDRERCLGAGMDGYISKPIRAQQFLAIVGGHAVPAAMAETGESGETRLEVAEQVFDLPDALARALGRPELLQKMSELFLADCPGLLDQVRAALAAGDGSALERAAHRIRGSAAYLSAPRVVEVAGRLEGMGSEGVLSEAGAACKELEDEVVRLEFALEILKEAGTA